From a single Lolium rigidum isolate FL_2022 chromosome 7, APGP_CSIRO_Lrig_0.1, whole genome shotgun sequence genomic region:
- the LOC124675184 gene encoding uncharacterized protein LOC124675184 translates to MCLCVSFRCLSYSLHDLGCFSQRGPSGLHYPNGIMAGSKNEPAEDGLPDGWSKEYRPRKVRAGARARRDMFYIDPTNSYEFRSLKDVYRHLESQDASNSAETPNKRKVEDLQISENRSHHAEGTSDNIQMDSARESNPKSRENSGNMPLSEHEGVSLGRLTELELQKASVNNQSLKHESTGREKANVGPKSKGKKQRTKPAKQVSTPLRASPRLTALKVNQELKHNQEASNVLRDSPVSTQTDIADQLKPTKLVKNPKSKTIPSLPPWKKDGAHIASASEHPGDKYPSAHEQIPGTSVACSITDVRYQNAPSELHVPPRQTGLFETADDMPGSSLSSLLRGILSDPCLEFAFKTLTGDIPVPDNNLADANYFIPPPDLTRGDPCLEFAFKTLTGEIPVLDNNLAVANYLIPPQNLNKGAASNCSSSTYDGKNHAQVDHVRLPMPRQSDNLYSSGWFPPQ, encoded by the exons ATGTGTCTATGTGTTTCATTTAGATGCTTATCATATTCCTTGCATGATTTAGGATGTTTTAGCCAAAGAGGACCTTCTGGATTGCACTACCCAAACGGAATCATG GCTGGTAGCAAGAATGAGCCTGCCGAAGACGGGCTGCCTGATGGTTGGTCCAAAGAGTACAGGCCCAGAAAGGTTCGAGCTGGAGCTAGGGCCAGGAGGGACATG TTCTACATTGATCCTACCAATAGTTATGAATTTCGATCTCTGAAAGATGTTTACCGTCATCTCGAGTCTCAAGATGCCAGTAATTCTGCTGAGACACCAAACAAGAGAAAAGTTGAAGACCTGCAGATTTCAGAGAACCGATCTCATCAT GCAGAAGGAACTTCAGATAACATACAAATGGATAGTGCTCGTGAGTCGAATCCAAAGAGTAGAGAGAATTCTGGAAACATGCCATTATCAGAACACGAGGGTGTCTCCCTAGGGAGGCTAACCGAGTTGGAGCTTCAGAAGGCAAGCGTGAACAATCAGTCTCTGAAGCATGAATCAACTGGGAGAGAAAAGGCAAATGTGGGGCCAAAATCCAAGGGAAAGAAACAACGAACTAAACCTGCGAAACAGGTTTCTACACCTCTTCGAGCGTCGCCTCGTTTAACTGCACTTAAAGTCAACCAGGAATTGAAACACAACCAGGAAGCCAGTAATGTGCTCAGAGATTCGCCTGTCAGCACACAGACAGATATTGCCGATCAGTTAAAACCAACAAAGCTGGTCAAAAATCCTAAATCAAAGACTATACCCTCTTTACCTCCTTGGAAGAAAGATGGAGCACATATCGCAAGTGCTTCTGAACATCCTGGAGATAAGTATCCTTCAGCTCATGAACAGATACCAGGAACATCTGTTGCATGCTCTATAACAGATGTTAGATACCAAAATGCGCCTTCTGAGTTACATGTTCCACCACGACAGACTGGGCTCTTTGAAACAGCTGATGATATGCCTGGTTCCTCCTTATCGTCGCTGCTGCGAGGTATCTTGTCAGATCCATGCCTTGAGTTTGCATTCAAGACTCTTACAGGTGATATCCCTGTTCCTGACAACAATCTAGCTGATGCAAACTACTTCATTCCACCACCCGACTTGACCAGAGGGGATCCATGCCTTGAGTTTGCATTCAAGACTCTTACAGGTGAGATCCCTGTTCTTGACAACAATCTAGCCGTCGCAAACTACTTGATTCCACCACAGAACTTGAACAAAGGGGCAGCGTCGAATTGTTCTTCTTCCACTTATGATGGGAAGAACCATGCGCAAGTAGACCATGTCAGGCTGCCAATGCCTAGGCAATCAGATAATCTCTACAGCAGTGGTTGGTTCCCTCCCCAATGA